One window of Daphnia carinata strain CSIRO-1 chromosome 7, CSIRO_AGI_Dcar_HiC_V3, whole genome shotgun sequence genomic DNA carries:
- the LOC130685919 gene encoding peripheral plasma membrane protein CASK-like isoform X1, with translation MTEDDILFDEAYELQEVIWRGSCSVIRRCTHRLTAQHFAVKIVDAAKFTAIPSLTLDNLKLEATICHMLKHPHIVELLETYSSEGMVYMVYELMEGADLCIEIVKRATSGFVYSEAVASHYFRQVLEALRYCHDHDIIHRDLRPHNILLANKENSAPVKLAGFGCAKRVTDEDVATSGRLGDSFYISPEMALNRPHGKASDIWSAGVLLHILLSGTQPFLGTDESLRYTICSGELHFDAPVWGAISDHAKDLLQQLLCVDQNDRLSVHEALEHRWLKNRDKCASRDHLHLTVEEMRIFNARRKLKSLIVATANSIKWGHPSLDPNCDAFSDIDEDESISNHAVNAILDSIDEIQFLQDTPWIQRDVESMRQVLSSSRLHSLLTLYDKISCRASPSHRLATSDAVKRYRQASDVLRELPRSIRDSHDVRELRDVLANPFLKALLQAHDVIGYEFYGEDSEGARVTPPPLLPPVYLSHSSIAGSTSMGGLYGSHALDGLARPDSSLGGVTGGTANGDVQPLEHVTRVRLVQFQKNTDEPMGITLKVTEDGRCIVARIMHGGMIHRQATLHVGDEIREINSMPVANKSVDALQKILREARGSVTFKIVPSYRSAPPPCELFRINPQPVLIYVRAQFDYDPLGDDTIPCAQAGIAFKTGDILQIISKDDNRWWQARKDGAGELAPAGLVPSPELQEWRIACTTVEKSKREQVNCSFFPKKKKQYKDKYMAKHNTVFDQMDVVTYEEVVKLQSYHRRTLVLLGAHGVGRRHIKNTMIANHPDNYAYPIPHTTRLPRKDEENGKNYFFVSHDEMMADIAANEYLEYGTHEDAMYGTKLETIRRIHSDGKVAILDVEPQALKVLRTAEYSPFVVFIAAPSVQNINDYDGSLERLIKESALLKTSYGHYFDLTIVNNDIEETIRVLEQTMETLPGSAQWIPVSWIY, from the exons ATGACTGAAGAtgatattttgtttgatgAAGCTTACGAGTTGCAAGAAGTTATTTGGAG GGGATCTTGCAGTGTTATAAGGCGCTGCACCCACCGATTAACAGCACAGCACTTTGCTGTAAAAATTGTTGATGCAGCCAAATTTACTGCCATTCCATCACTTACCCTTGACA ATCTTAAACTGGAGGCCACCATATGCCACATGCTTAAGCATCCTCACATAGTCGAGTTGTTGGAAACTTACAGTTCTGAAGGAATGGTTTACATGGTCTATGAGTT AATGGAGGGAGCTGATTTGTGTATAGAAATTGTTAAACGTGCCACATCTGGTTTTGTTTATAGTGAAGCTGTAGCCAG CCATTATTTTCGTCAGGTGCTTGAGGCACTACGTTACTGCCATGATCACGACATTATCCACCGAGATTTACGGCCTCATAACATTCTGCTagcaaataaagaaaattcggCACCCGTAAAACTGGCGGGCTTCGGATGCGCTAAGCGCGTTACCGACGAAGATGTAGCGACATCAG GTCGATTGGGCGATAGTTTTTACATCAGTCCTGAAATGGCGTTAAATAGACCACATGGTAAAGCCTCGGATATATGGAGTGCGGGGGTCCTACTCCATATCCTTTTATCCGGTACACAACCCTTTTTGGGCACGGATGAATCTCTCAGATACACCATCTGCAGTGGGGAACTGCAC TTCGATGCGCCGGTCTGGGGAGCCATAAGTGACCACGCAAAGGATTTACTGCAGCAGCTTCTGTGCGTCGACCAAAACGATCGCCTATCGGTTCACGAAGCTTTGGAACACCGGTGGCTTAAG AACCGAGACAAGTGCGCCTCCAGAGACCACCTTCATCTTACAGTGGAAGAGATGCGCATATTCAACGCGCGTCGGAAACTCAAGAGTTTGATCGTGGCCACAGCCAATTCCATCAAGTGGGGACATCCTTCCTTAGATCCCAACTGCGACGCCTTTTCTGACATTGATGAAGATGAATCCATATCCAATC ATGCTGTCAACGCCATACTCGATAGTATTGATGAGATCCAGTTTCTTCAGGACACGCCGTGGATTCAAAGAGATGTTGAAAGCATGCGCCAAGTGCTCAGTAGTTCCAGACTGCATTCACTGTTGACG TTGTACGACAAGATCAGCTGCCGAGCGTCGCCATCTCATCGGTTAGCTACGTCAGACGCCGTGAAACGATACCGTCAGGCCAGCGACGTCCTCCGGGAATTGCCGCGTTCCATACGCGATAGCCATGACGTCCGTGAACTTCGTGACGTCCTCGCCAACCCCTTTCTAAAG GCCTTGCTGCAAGCGCACGATGTTATTGGCTACGAATTCTATGGCGAAGATTCGGAAGGAGCTCGGGTGACACCGCCGCCTCTATTGCCACCCGTATACCTCAGTCATTCATCCATTGCTGGATCCACATCGATGGGTGGCTTGTACGGTAGTCATGCCCTTGACGGACTAGCCAGACCAGACAGCAGTCTAGGCGGCGTGACTGGAGGAACTGCAAATGGAGATGTTCAACCTTTGGAACACGTCACTCGGGTCCGCTTGGTCCAGTTCCAGAAGAATACAGATGAGCCAATG GGTATTACGCTAAAGGTTACAGAAGATGGACGTTGTATTGTTGCGCGCATCATGCACGGAGGCATGATTCACCGACAGGCGACGCTGCACGTTGGCGACGAGATTCGTGAGATAAACAGCATGCCAGTGGCCAACAAAAGCGTCGATGCTCTACAGAAAATTCTG CGCGAAGCCCGTGGATCGGTCACCTTCAAGATCGTGCCGTCGTACAGGAGCGCCCCGCCACCGTGTGAG TTATTCAGGATTAATCCACAGCCGGTTCTT ATCTACGTCCGAGCTCAATTCGATTACGACCCACTGGGTGACGACACTATTCCCTGTGCTCAAGCTGGCATTGCTTTCAAGACCGGCGATATCCTTCAG ATCATTAGCAAGGATGACAACCGATGGTGGCAAGCCAGGAAGGACGGTGCCGGAGAATTGGCTCCCGCTGGATTGGTTCCATCTCCCGAACTGCAGGAATGGCGTATCGCGTGCACGACGGTGGAGAAAAGCAAACGAGAACAAG TCAACTGCTCGTTTTTccccaagaagaagaagcagtaCAAGGACAAGTATATGGCCAAACATAATACCGTTTTCGACCAGATGGACGTCGTCACTTACGAAGAAGTCGTCAAGTTGCAAT CCTATCATCGCCGAACGCTTGTTTTGTTGGGTGCGCATGGTGTAGGAAGACGTCATATCAAGAACACGATGATAGCCAACCATCCCGATAACTACGCCTATCCGATACCTC ATACGACGAGATTGCCGAGGAAGGACGAAGAGAATGGAAAGAACTACTTTTTCGTCTCACATGACGAGATGATGGCCGATATTGCAGCGAACGAATACTTGGAATACG gaaCTCATGAGGACGCCATGTATGGTACAAAATTGGAAACGATACGAAGGATACATTCTGACGGGAAGGTGGCCATTTTGGATGTGGAACCCCAGGCCCTGAAAGTGCTACGCACCGCCGAGTACTCACCTTTTGTCGTGTTCATAGCCGCTCCCTCCGTACAAAATATCAATGAC TATGACGGAAGTCTGGAACGATTGATCAAGGAGTCTGCATTGTTGAAAACATCTTACGGTCACTATTTTGACCTGACCATCGTGAACAACGACATCGAAGAGACGATTAGAGTTCTGGAGCAAACCATGGAGACGTTGCCGGGCAGTGCGCAGTGGATTCCCGTATCCTGGATTTACTGA
- the LOC130688143 gene encoding uncharacterized protein LOC130688143 — MPVFPSKSTAISDLVLACSCIWSLYSIYGGMPSIGLKARDGGMASNNLASVWFALTLAASLLGAFRFLKRQFFDRLAPIHDLLSWLVLVIGLPCLASQFYMNAGLPVLGNLHLLLILPPILSWLGKDHLLGTFISRAETNKVTGYLALASMFSMTGCAVYSRNYYQLLACLLMFSSSRAFDLTEKKRLGLPPVDWLHYGLAASNFLLVAGLCRTDLPGVDKLRHWTGNAMSSMFS, encoded by the exons atgcCAGTGTTTCCATCAAAATCGACAGCCATCTCAGATCTAGTGCTAGCATGTTCGTGCATCTGGTCGCTCTATTCGATTTACGGGGGTATGCCCAGCATCGGATTGAAAGCTCGCGATGGCGGCATGGCCTCCAATAATTTGGCCAGCGTTTGGTTTGCCCTAACTCTGGCCGCATCACTGCTAGGCGCCTTCCGTTTCC TGAAAAGGCAGTTCTTTGATCGCTTGGCGCCCATTCACGATCTGTTGTCCTGGTTGGTGCTAGTCATCGGGCTTCCTTGCTTGGCTTCTCAATTTTACATGAACGCCGGCCTACCAGTTCTGGGAAACCTGCACCTGCTGCTCATTTTACCACCTATTCTCTCTTGGCTCGGCAAAGATCA TTTGCTGGGTACTTTCATTTCCAGAGCGGAGACTAACAAAGTGACCGGTTACCTGGCCTTAGCCTCCATGTTCTCCATGACCGGATGCGCCGTCTACAGCCGCAATTACTATCAGCTATTGGCTTGTCTTTTGATGTTCTCTTCGTCACGAGCGTTTGACCTCACGGAGAAAAAGAGGCTAGGCCTACCACCTGTTGATTGGCTCCATTACGGATTAGCCGCTTCCAATTTCTTGCTAGTCGCTGGACTCTGTCGCACCGATCTGCCCGGCGTTGACAAATTGAGGCACTGGACAGGAAATGCCATGTCATCCATGTTTTCTTAA
- the LOC130688134 gene encoding ATPase family AAA domain-containing protein 2-like, whose protein sequence is MLTRGKVHNISDGANYQDCEDKEDDEELNDDNSFEKNSYSTKNRPSERRESFRSSSAHRVKRTPSADCANQSPILRNQHSSRSSSRRGCFVTDVSSEDTPLSKRQMLSAETKRKRLVLVNTEEASEEAEAKLNSTEESNDEDVNIRGQRKYSVGESEAEKQDESHDGVRRSQRAKRQIYANYNDSWIFTERTVKGYPAIKEEGNTKEGNSRRSKRRNLVEKPEEDEEGDDDIEEEENESRIARQINTGRGKSKNTSRTKGKKKSNASRYATSDNQDMYTEIKNRRLRSSGTSSRPNYSGYSSTVINAKKTSARIKRHRRPQYAFSDESETKTETESPSEDEQQEPTKGKRREEMSDHSRDPDNEEADVPVPAVDGERIKGKYTLRKIQPIDRYCPVNQKSRNGSPSRSHSTRHTLRMACSPAHRAQRKRRQKAQNESTTSDSSSSDEERFERRKNKSMTKARNRCLPMNFSPDDLVTGVVKERMKIGSSLADVDPMKIDREVTFEQVGGLETYVRSLKEMVLFPLLYPEVFEKYSIQPPRGVLFYGPPGTGKTLVARCLANECSQKDRRVAFFMRKGADCLSKWVGESERQLRLLFDQAYQMRPSIIFFDEIDGLAPVRSTRQDQIHSSIVSTLLALMDGLDSRGEVIIIGATNRLDAIDPALRRPGRFDREFHFPLPSLPARKEILDIHLKTWTPAPAPSLVQYLSQRTVGYCGADLKSLCAEAALLALRRRYPQVYNSRDKLLLDLSQINVERRDFEQAVQRLVPASQRSATASGKPLSSVMAPLLDNLLQQLIKTTQQLFPEGIATLKLKGPLSGIKKQTSNQIFPRLLVLGDCCSHITSALLHYMERLPVHRLDLSTLHGLSARSPEEACVQLFQEARRNVPAIIYLPLVSRWWLAVGETVRAAFLTQLSELDPELPIFLLVTNDTEMDCLPEDLSELFHEEDDEIFNTRPFTVEERKKFFRPLILQKCLKPPFKKKIPKSKLEVLPLAPAPPPRQLNEKEKEQLERKEEATLRELRIFLREILAKMARNKLFYMFTRPVDINEVPDYLDIIRQPMDLETMMTKIDQHAYESAKDFLTDIEQICMNALEYNPDRNPEDKMIRHRACTLRDTAYALIKAEMDTDFEEQCQEISRTRKIRRNKIAPIAGPLALPEPVMPTITSSHDNKGNGEASKLEIKVAKAKNRKSGWSHGNLKNAAKKRKAEAENESLMSTDSLIANQEKMQENGVDDDVQQASASDGPPDLVGDATQDDSQASDAFDSQPEIESGAVVPATVSKKSVIINVDHLESLLDTIATKTENWNLEKLLRLYSKLSKLIDRYTKLWDRKRLVEEIKQVLGTCR, encoded by the exons ATGCTTACTCGGGGTAAAGTTCATAATATTTCGGACGGGGCAAACTACCAAGACTGTGAAGACAAAGAGGATGATGAAGAATTGAACGACGacaattcttttgaaaaaaattcttactcTACCAAGAATAGGCCAAGTGAACGCAGAGAATCATTTCGTTCCAGTTCAGCTCATCGAGTGAAGCGTACCCCCTCTGCAGATTGTGCAAACCAATCACCCATTTTG AGAAATCAACATTCTTCAAGATCATCTTCTAGAAGAGGTTGCTTTGTAACAGATGTGTCTTCAGAGGATACTCCGTTGTCAAAGCGTCAAATGTTAAGTGCagaaactaaaagaaaacgcTTGGTGTTGGTCAATACAGAGGAAGCCTCAGAAGAAGCAGAAGCCAAGCTTAACAGTACAGAAGAAAGCAACGATGAAGATGTAAATATAAGAGGTCAAAGAAAGTACTCTGTTGGAGAAAGTGAAGCagaaaaacaagatgaaaGTCATGATGGAGTGCGCAGGAGCCAGAGAGCAAAGAGGCAAATCTATGCCAATTACAATGACAGTTGGATTTTTACAGAAAGAACTGTCAAG GGGTATCCTGCAATCAAGGAAGAGGGCAACACCAAAGAAGGAAACAGCCGGAGGTCGAAGCGCCGTAATCTTGTTGAAAAACCTGAAGAGGACGAGGAAGGGGATGACGATATTGAGgaagaagagaatgaaagTAGAATTGCTCGACAAATAAATACGGGTCGCGGAAAATCTAAAAATACATCGCGCAccaaaggaaagaagaaaagtaatGCGTCACGTTATGCAACGTCCGACAACCAG GACATGTATACAGAGATCAAGAATAGGCGTCTCCGGTCTTCTGGGACGTCGTCTAGACCTAATTATTCTGGTTACAGCTCGACGGTTATAAACGCCAAGAAAACTTCGGCCAGGATCAAACGACATCGACGCCCACAATATGCTTTCTCTGATG AATCTGAAACGAAAACCGAGACTGAAAGTCCAAGTGAAGACGAACAACAAGAACCTACCAAAGGGAAACGAAGGGAAGAAATGTCAGATCACAGCCGAGATCCGGATAATGAAGAAGCCGACGTACCTGTTCCCGCTGTAGATGGTGAAAGAATTAAAGGAAAATATACTTTACGCAAGATTCAACCTATTGATAGATATTGTCCAG TAAATCAGAAGTCGCGAAACGGATCGCCCTCAAGGTCGCATTCAACTCGCCACACGTTACGCATGGCGTGCAGTCCCGCTCATCGGGCTCAGAGGAAGCGTCGGCAGAAAGCACAGAACGAAAGCACTACCAGCGACAGCAGCAGTAGCGATGAGGAACGCTTTGAAcgcaggaaaaacaaaagcatgaCAAAAGCCAGAAATAG ATGTCTACCGATGAATTTCTCTCCAGATGATTTAGTAACAGGCGTAGTTAAAGAACGCATGAAAATTGGGTCAAGTTTAGCTGATGTAGATCCAATGAAGATCGACCGAGAAGTAACTTTTGAACAAGTTGGTGGATTGGAGACATACGTCCGCAGTTTGAAAGAGATGGTTCTCTTCCCCCTATTGTACCCGGAAGTTTTCGAGAAATACTCCATACAGCCCCCGAGGGGTGTCCTCTTTTATGGACCTCCTG GGACTGGTAAAACGCTGGTGGCGCGTTGTTTAGCCAATGAATGCAGCCAAAAGGATAGAAGGGTAGCATTCTTTATGAGAAAAGGTGCAGATTGCCTAAGCAAATGGGTTGGCGAGAGTGAACGTCAGTTGCGTCTCCTCTTTGATCAG GCTTACCAAATGCGTCCGTccataattttctttgacgaGATTGACGGCCTCGCTCCTGTGCGTTCAACGCGCCAAGATCAGATTCATTCTAGCATTGTATCCACTCTGTTGGCTTTGATGGACGGTCTCGACTCGCGTGGAGAAGTTATCATTATTGGTGCAACTAACAGATTGGATGCTATCGATCCTGCTCTTCGGAGACCTGGAAG GTTCGACCGCgagtttcattttcctttacCTTCGCTACCCGCTAGAAAGGAAATTCTAGACATCCACCTTAAAACATGGACTCCGGCTCCAGCACCTAGTCTTGTACAGTACTTATCACAGAGAACTGTCGGATATTGCGGAGCCGATCTCAAA TCCTTGTGTGCAGAAGCAGCACTATTGGCACTCCGTCGGCGCTATCCTCAAGTTTACAATTCTAGAGACAAACTGCTATTAGATTTGTCGCAAATCAACGTAGAGCGTAGGGATTTCGAACAGGCAGTGCAAAGATTAGTGCCCGCCTCCCAGCGCAGTGCAACAGCATCGGGAAAGCCGCTCTCATCAGTTATGGCTCCGTTGCTGGACAATCTTCTTCAACAGCTCATCAAGACAACCCAGCAATTGTTTCCCGAAGGAATAGCCACTCTCAAGCTaaaag GCCCGTTGAGCGGAATCAAGAAGCAAACAAGTAACCAGATTTTTCCGCGATTACTTGTTCTTGGCGATTGTTGTTCCCACATCACGTCAGCTTTGCTTCACTACATGGAACGTTTACCTGTGCATCGGCTAGACCTGTCGACTCTCCATGGATTGTCTGCTCGTTCTCCTGAAGAGGCTTGTGTTCAGTTATTTCAAGAGGCCCGAAGGAACGTCCCtgctattatttatttaccCCTT GTTAGTCGCTGGTGGTTAGCTGTTGGTGAAACAGTTCGAGCCGCATTTTTAACTCAACTCAGCGAGTTAGATCCTGAATTGCCCATTTTCCTTCTAGTAACCAATGATACGGAAATGGATTGTTTACCCGAAGATCTAAGCGAACTCTTccacgaagaagacgacgagATCTTTAACACGAGACCGTTCACGGTGGAAGAGCGAAAGAAATTCTTCCGTCCCTTAATCCTGCAAAAGTGTTTGAAACCTCccttcaagaagaaaattcccAAATCGAAATTAGAAGTTTTGCCTTTAGCCCCGGCGCCTCCACCGCGACAGTTGAACGAGAAGGAGAAGGAGCAACTGGAGCGGAAAGAGGAGGCTACTCTTCGTGAATTGCGCATCTTTCTTCGCGAAATTCTTGCAAAGATGGCTCGCAACAAGCTCTTCTACATGTTCACCCGTCCTGTGGATATTAATGAAGTCCCCGACTATTTAGATATCATTCGCCAACCGATGGATTTAGAAACTATGATGACCAAAATCGACCAACACGCTTACGAATCTGCTAAAGACTTTTTGACCGACATCGAACAGATTTGCATGAACGCTTTAGAATACAACCCAGACCGGAACCCTGAAG ATAAAATGATCCGGCACCGTGCGTGCACTTTGCGAGACACTGCGTATGCTTTAATCAAGGCTGAGATGGACACGGATTTCGAAGAACAGTGTCAAGAAATTTCCAGGACTCGTAAAATCCGGAGAAATAAAATAGCGCCAATTGCCGGTCCGTTGGCGCTACCCGAACCGGTCATGCCCACCATTACGTCGTCACATGACAACAAG GGCAATGGGGAAGCTTCCAAGTTGGAAATTAAAGTTGCCAAGgcaaaaaataggaaaagcgGTTGGTCTCACGGGAATCTAAAAAATGCGGCAAAGAAACGGAAAGCGGAAGCCGAAAATGAAAGTCTGATGAGTACTGATTCCTTGATAGCCAATCAGGAAAAGATGCAGGAAAATGGCGTTGACGACGACGTCCAACAAGCGTCCGCCAGTGATGGCCCGCCGGATTTGGTCGGGGATGCCACTCAGGATGATTCACAAGCCAGTGATGCCTTCGATAGCCAACCCGAAATCGAATCTGGGGCCGTGGTGCCTGCAACTGTTTCGAAGAAGTCGGTAATCATCAACGTCGATCATCTTGAATCCTTGCTGGACACGATAGCCACCAAAACGGAGAACTGGAACTTGGAGAAACTGTTGCGACTATATTCGAAATTGTCAAAATTAATTGATCGATACACGAAACTTTGGGATCGAAAGCGATTGGTTGAG GAAATTAAACAAGTGCTGGGTACCTGTAGATGA
- the LOC130685919 gene encoding peripheral plasma membrane protein CASK-like isoform X2, with protein sequence MTEDDILFDEAYELQEVIWRGSCSVIRRCTHRLTAQHFAVKIVDAAKFTAIPSLTLDNLKLEATICHMLKHPHIVELLETYSSEGMVYMVYELMEGADLCIEIVKRATSGFVYSEAVASHYFRQVLEALRYCHDHDIIHRDLRPHNILLANKENSAPVKLAGFGCAKRVTDEDVATSGRLGDSFYISPEMALNRPHGKASDIWSAGVLLHILLSGTQPFLGTDESLRYTICSGELHFDAPVWGAISDHAKDLLQQLLCVDQNDRLSVHEALEHRWLKNRDKCASRDHLHLTVEEMRIFNARRKLKSLIVATANSIKWGHPSLDPNCDAFSDIDEDESISNHAVNAILDSIDEIQFLQDTPWIQRDVESMRQVLSSSRLHSLLTLYDKISCRASPSHRLATSDAVKRYRQASDVLRELPRSIRDSHDVRELRDVLANPFLKALLQAHDVIGYEFYGEDSEGARVTPPPLLPPVYLSHSSIAGSTSMGGLYGSHALDGLARPDSSLGGVTGGTANGDVQPLEHVTRVRLVQFQKNTDEPMGITLKVTEDGRCIVARIMHGGMIHRQATLHVGDEIREINSMPVANKSVDALQKILREARGSVTFKIVPSYRSAPPPCEIYVRAQFDYDPLGDDTIPCAQAGIAFKTGDILQIISKDDNRWWQARKDGAGELAPAGLVPSPELQEWRIACTTVEKSKREQVNCSFFPKKKKQYKDKYMAKHNTVFDQMDVVTYEEVVKLQSYHRRTLVLLGAHGVGRRHIKNTMIANHPDNYAYPIPHTTRLPRKDEENGKNYFFVSHDEMMADIAANEYLEYGTHEDAMYGTKLETIRRIHSDGKVAILDVEPQALKVLRTAEYSPFVVFIAAPSVQNINDYDGSLERLIKESALLKTSYGHYFDLTIVNNDIEETIRVLEQTMETLPGSAQWIPVSWIY encoded by the exons ATGACTGAAGAtgatattttgtttgatgAAGCTTACGAGTTGCAAGAAGTTATTTGGAG GGGATCTTGCAGTGTTATAAGGCGCTGCACCCACCGATTAACAGCACAGCACTTTGCTGTAAAAATTGTTGATGCAGCCAAATTTACTGCCATTCCATCACTTACCCTTGACA ATCTTAAACTGGAGGCCACCATATGCCACATGCTTAAGCATCCTCACATAGTCGAGTTGTTGGAAACTTACAGTTCTGAAGGAATGGTTTACATGGTCTATGAGTT AATGGAGGGAGCTGATTTGTGTATAGAAATTGTTAAACGTGCCACATCTGGTTTTGTTTATAGTGAAGCTGTAGCCAG CCATTATTTTCGTCAGGTGCTTGAGGCACTACGTTACTGCCATGATCACGACATTATCCACCGAGATTTACGGCCTCATAACATTCTGCTagcaaataaagaaaattcggCACCCGTAAAACTGGCGGGCTTCGGATGCGCTAAGCGCGTTACCGACGAAGATGTAGCGACATCAG GTCGATTGGGCGATAGTTTTTACATCAGTCCTGAAATGGCGTTAAATAGACCACATGGTAAAGCCTCGGATATATGGAGTGCGGGGGTCCTACTCCATATCCTTTTATCCGGTACACAACCCTTTTTGGGCACGGATGAATCTCTCAGATACACCATCTGCAGTGGGGAACTGCAC TTCGATGCGCCGGTCTGGGGAGCCATAAGTGACCACGCAAAGGATTTACTGCAGCAGCTTCTGTGCGTCGACCAAAACGATCGCCTATCGGTTCACGAAGCTTTGGAACACCGGTGGCTTAAG AACCGAGACAAGTGCGCCTCCAGAGACCACCTTCATCTTACAGTGGAAGAGATGCGCATATTCAACGCGCGTCGGAAACTCAAGAGTTTGATCGTGGCCACAGCCAATTCCATCAAGTGGGGACATCCTTCCTTAGATCCCAACTGCGACGCCTTTTCTGACATTGATGAAGATGAATCCATATCCAATC ATGCTGTCAACGCCATACTCGATAGTATTGATGAGATCCAGTTTCTTCAGGACACGCCGTGGATTCAAAGAGATGTTGAAAGCATGCGCCAAGTGCTCAGTAGTTCCAGACTGCATTCACTGTTGACG TTGTACGACAAGATCAGCTGCCGAGCGTCGCCATCTCATCGGTTAGCTACGTCAGACGCCGTGAAACGATACCGTCAGGCCAGCGACGTCCTCCGGGAATTGCCGCGTTCCATACGCGATAGCCATGACGTCCGTGAACTTCGTGACGTCCTCGCCAACCCCTTTCTAAAG GCCTTGCTGCAAGCGCACGATGTTATTGGCTACGAATTCTATGGCGAAGATTCGGAAGGAGCTCGGGTGACACCGCCGCCTCTATTGCCACCCGTATACCTCAGTCATTCATCCATTGCTGGATCCACATCGATGGGTGGCTTGTACGGTAGTCATGCCCTTGACGGACTAGCCAGACCAGACAGCAGTCTAGGCGGCGTGACTGGAGGAACTGCAAATGGAGATGTTCAACCTTTGGAACACGTCACTCGGGTCCGCTTGGTCCAGTTCCAGAAGAATACAGATGAGCCAATG GGTATTACGCTAAAGGTTACAGAAGATGGACGTTGTATTGTTGCGCGCATCATGCACGGAGGCATGATTCACCGACAGGCGACGCTGCACGTTGGCGACGAGATTCGTGAGATAAACAGCATGCCAGTGGCCAACAAAAGCGTCGATGCTCTACAGAAAATTCTG CGCGAAGCCCGTGGATCGGTCACCTTCAAGATCGTGCCGTCGTACAGGAGCGCCCCGCCACCGTGTGAG ATCTACGTCCGAGCTCAATTCGATTACGACCCACTGGGTGACGACACTATTCCCTGTGCTCAAGCTGGCATTGCTTTCAAGACCGGCGATATCCTTCAG ATCATTAGCAAGGATGACAACCGATGGTGGCAAGCCAGGAAGGACGGTGCCGGAGAATTGGCTCCCGCTGGATTGGTTCCATCTCCCGAACTGCAGGAATGGCGTATCGCGTGCACGACGGTGGAGAAAAGCAAACGAGAACAAG TCAACTGCTCGTTTTTccccaagaagaagaagcagtaCAAGGACAAGTATATGGCCAAACATAATACCGTTTTCGACCAGATGGACGTCGTCACTTACGAAGAAGTCGTCAAGTTGCAAT CCTATCATCGCCGAACGCTTGTTTTGTTGGGTGCGCATGGTGTAGGAAGACGTCATATCAAGAACACGATGATAGCCAACCATCCCGATAACTACGCCTATCCGATACCTC ATACGACGAGATTGCCGAGGAAGGACGAAGAGAATGGAAAGAACTACTTTTTCGTCTCACATGACGAGATGATGGCCGATATTGCAGCGAACGAATACTTGGAATACG gaaCTCATGAGGACGCCATGTATGGTACAAAATTGGAAACGATACGAAGGATACATTCTGACGGGAAGGTGGCCATTTTGGATGTGGAACCCCAGGCCCTGAAAGTGCTACGCACCGCCGAGTACTCACCTTTTGTCGTGTTCATAGCCGCTCCCTCCGTACAAAATATCAATGAC TATGACGGAAGTCTGGAACGATTGATCAAGGAGTCTGCATTGTTGAAAACATCTTACGGTCACTATTTTGACCTGACCATCGTGAACAACGACATCGAAGAGACGATTAGAGTTCTGGAGCAAACCATGGAGACGTTGCCGGGCAGTGCGCAGTGGATTCCCGTATCCTGGATTTACTGA